The following proteins come from a genomic window of Streptococcus oralis:
- a CDS encoding phosphatidate cytidylyltransferase yields the protein MTQDLQKRTLFAVLALAIFLPVLFVGGLLLQIGIGLLAMLAVHELLQMKGLKTMTIEGVLTLFATFVLTIPLENYLTFLPVDGNVVAYSVLVFILLGTTVFSKNYTIEDAVFPIAMSFYVGFGFNALLDARIAGFDKVLLALFIVWATDSAAYLTGVNFGKHKLAPRVSPNKSIEGFIGGILGAVLVTAIFMLVDSTVALPYGIYRMGLFAVFFSVAGQFGDLIESAMKRHFGVKDSGKFIPGHGGVLDRFDSMLVVFPIMHLFGLF from the coding sequence ATGACCCAAGATTTACAAAAGAGAACATTGTTTGCGGTATTGGCTCTGGCTATTTTCCTTCCAGTCTTATTTGTGGGAGGACTCTTGTTGCAGATAGGGATTGGTTTGTTAGCGATGCTGGCTGTCCATGAACTCTTGCAGATGAAGGGGCTAAAGACCATGACCATCGAGGGGGTCTTGACCCTCTTTGCTACCTTTGTCTTGACGATTCCACTGGAAAATTACTTGACTTTCTTACCCGTGGACGGCAATGTTGTGGCTTATAGTGTTTTGGTGTTTATTCTTTTAGGAACAACGGTATTCAGCAAAAACTATACGATTGAAGATGCCGTTTTCCCGATTGCGATGAGCTTTTATGTTGGTTTTGGCTTTAACGCCTTACTAGATGCTCGTATAGCTGGATTTGATAAGGTTCTTCTGGCTCTCTTTATCGTTTGGGCGACAGATAGTGCAGCTTATCTGACGGGGGTGAATTTTGGCAAGCATAAGTTGGCACCAAGAGTTTCTCCCAATAAGAGCATTGAGGGCTTTATCGGTGGTATTCTAGGTGCGGTACTGGTAACAGCAATCTTCATGCTAGTAGATAGCACAGTTGCTCTCCCTTATGGGATTTATAGAATGGGCCTCTTTGCCGTCTTCTTCAGTGTGGCAGGTCAGTTTGGTGACTTGATTGAGAGTGCCATGAAACGCCATTTCGGTGTCAAGGATTCTGGGAAATTTATCCCGGGACATGGTGGGGTGTTGGATCGTTTTGATAGTATGCTAGTTGTCTTTCCTATCATGCACTTGTTTGGCCTCTTCTAA
- a CDS encoding glycoside hydrolase family 1 protein, translating to MLKFPKDFVWGSSTSGPQTEGRVPGDGKGDNLWDYWYQVEPNRYYNEIGPDKTSTFYENWEKDIEFLVETGHTAFRTSIQWSRIFPQGRGEVNPQGVAFYRQVFEAIKAKGIRLLVNLYHFDLPFALQEDGDGWENKATIKAYEDYARFCFETYGDLVDQWITFNEPIVPVEFGYFYDAHYPHKVDVKAAVRVAYHTQLASSLAVKACHEILPDSKIGIVLNLTPAYPRSQHPADVKAARIADLFQAQSFLDPSVLGTYPKELVEIMAEHDLLPDSTAEELELIREHTVDFLGVNYYQPLRVMAPRFAKHPDSPLLPEHFYEPYVMPGRKINPHRGWEIYEQGIYDIAQNIKENYGNIEWMLTENGMGVEGEDKFRENGMIQDDYRIDFVKGHLAELHRAIEDGANCKGYLIWTFIDCWSWLNSYKNRYGLVELDLETQERRIKKSGHWFKELSDNNGF from the coding sequence ATGCTAAAATTTCCAAAGGATTTTGTCTGGGGTTCCTCTACTTCTGGACCGCAGACAGAAGGAAGAGTGCCTGGCGACGGAAAGGGAGACAATCTCTGGGATTATTGGTACCAAGTAGAGCCTAATCGCTACTATAATGAGATTGGACCAGACAAAACATCGACTTTTTACGAAAACTGGGAAAAGGATATTGAGTTTCTAGTAGAAACAGGTCATACAGCCTTTCGTACTTCTATCCAGTGGTCACGTATTTTCCCGCAAGGTCGTGGAGAAGTCAATCCTCAAGGTGTGGCTTTCTACCGTCAGGTATTTGAAGCGATTAAGGCCAAGGGCATTCGTCTCTTAGTCAATCTCTATCACTTTGACCTGCCTTTTGCCCTGCAAGAAGATGGGGATGGTTGGGAAAATAAGGCAACTATCAAGGCCTATGAAGACTATGCTCGTTTCTGTTTTGAGACCTATGGTGACTTGGTAGATCAGTGGATTACCTTCAATGAGCCCATCGTTCCTGTTGAGTTTGGTTATTTTTATGATGCCCATTATCCACACAAGGTAGATGTCAAAGCAGCAGTTCGGGTGGCTTATCATACGCAACTAGCTAGTAGTCTTGCGGTTAAGGCCTGTCATGAGATTTTGCCTGATTCTAAGATTGGGATTGTCCTTAACTTGACGCCAGCTTATCCACGTAGCCAGCATCCTGCGGATGTCAAGGCCGCTCGCATTGCGGACCTCTTCCAAGCGCAATCTTTCCTAGATCCATCTGTCTTGGGAACTTATCCAAAAGAATTGGTGGAAATTATGGCTGAGCATGATTTGCTGCCAGATTCTACAGCTGAGGAGTTGGAACTGATTCGTGAACATACAGTTGATTTCCTTGGGGTGAACTACTACCAACCTTTGCGGGTTATGGCGCCACGTTTTGCCAAGCATCCAGATAGCCCGCTCTTGCCTGAACATTTCTACGAACCTTACGTCATGCCGGGCCGTAAAATCAATCCTCACCGCGGTTGGGAAATCTACGAGCAGGGGATTTATGATATCGCTCAAAATATCAAGGAAAATTATGGTAATATTGAGTGGATGTTGACAGAGAATGGCATGGGTGTTGAAGGGGAAGACAAGTTCCGTGAGAATGGCATGATTCAAGATGACTATCGTATCGACTTTGTCAAAGGGCATCTTGCTGAGCTTCATCGCGCCATTGAAGACGGTGCTAACTGTAAAGGTTACTTAATCTGGACCTTTATCGATTGCTGGTCATGGCTCAATAGCTACAAGAACCGCTATGGTTTGGTTGAGCTTGATTTGGAAACGCAGGAACGCCGCATAAAAAAATCAGGTCACTGGTTCAAAGAGCTTAGCGATAATAATGGATTTTAA
- a CDS encoding EamA family transporter, which translates to MWFFFALLSAVFAALTSILAKIGIEGVPSNLATAIRTVVVILMAWAMVFLTNSQTEIVNISRKSWLFLILSGLATGASWLCYYKALQMGNATEVSAVDKFSLVLTLVLAFFFLQDVLTFKTIIGCILITIGTLVMIF; encoded by the coding sequence ATGTGGTTTTTCTTCGCACTTTTATCAGCTGTCTTTGCAGCCTTAACGTCAATTTTAGCCAAGATTGGGATTGAGGGAGTTCCATCCAATCTAGCAACCGCTATTCGTACGGTCGTCGTCATTCTTATGGCCTGGGCCATGGTTTTCTTGACCAATAGTCAGACCGAAATTGTCAACATCAGTAGAAAAAGTTGGCTCTTTCTCATCTTATCAGGCTTGGCCACTGGCGCCTCCTGGCTCTGCTACTACAAGGCCCTACAGATGGGCAATGCGACTGAGGTATCTGCTGTCGATAAATTTAGTCTCGTCCTTACCCTCGTTCTAGCCTTTTTCTTCCTACAGGATGTCCTGACGTTTAAAACAATCATTGGCTGCATCTTGATTACAATTGGGACCTTGGTGATGATTTTTTAA
- a CDS encoding proline--tRNA ligase: MKQSKMLIPTLREMPSDAQVISHALMLRAGYVRQVSAGVYSYLPLANRVIEKAKNIMRQEFDKIGAVEMLAPALLSADLWRESGRYETYGEDLYKLKNREKSDFILGPTHEETFTAIVRDSVKSYKQLPLNLYQIQPKYRDEKRPRNGLLRTREFIMKDGYSFHANYDSLDVTYDEYKAAYERIFTRSGLDFKAIIGDGGAMGGKDSQEFMAITPARTDLDRWVVLDKSVASFDEIPAEVQEEIKAELLKWMVSGEDTIAYSSESSYAANLEMATNEYKPSNRVVAEEEVTRVETPGVKSIDEVAAFLNVPQEQTIKTLFYMADGELVAALLVGNDQLNEVKLKNHLGADFFDVASEEEVASVVQAGFGSLGPVGLPENIKIIADRKVQDVRNAVVGANEDGYHLTGVNPGRDFTAEYVDIREVREGEISPDGQGVLNFARGIEIGHIFKLGTRYSASMGADVLDENGRAVPIIMGCYGIGVSRLLSAVMEQHARLFVNKTPKGEYRYAWGVNFPKELAPFDVHLITVNVKDEEAQALTEKLEASLMGAGYEVLTDDRNERVGVKFSDSDLIGLPIRITVGKKAADGIVEVKIKATGDTIEVHADNLLETLEILGKK; this comes from the coding sequence ATGAAACAAAGTAAAATGCTAATCCCAACGCTTCGCGAGATGCCAAGCGATGCTCAAGTTATCAGCCACGCCCTTATGTTGCGTGCTGGTTATGTTCGTCAAGTTTCTGCCGGTGTTTATTCTTACCTACCACTCGCTAACCGTGTGATTGAAAAGGCTAAGAATATCATGCGCCAAGAGTTTGATAAGATTGGTGCGGTGGAAATGCTAGCGCCTGCCCTTCTCAGTGCCGATCTTTGGCGTGAATCAGGCCGTTATGAAACCTATGGTGAAGACCTTTATAAACTGAAAAATCGTGAAAAGTCAGACTTTATCCTAGGTCCAACTCACGAAGAAACTTTTACAGCTATTGTTCGTGACTCTGTCAAGTCTTACAAGCAATTGCCACTCAACCTTTACCAAATTCAACCTAAGTACCGTGATGAAAAACGTCCACGTAACGGACTTCTCCGTACGCGTGAGTTTATCATGAAAGACGGATATAGTTTCCATGCTAATTACGATAGTTTGGATGTGACTTATGACGAGTACAAGGCGGCCTATGAACGAATTTTCACTCGTAGTGGCTTGGACTTCAAGGCCATCATCGGTGACGGTGGCGCTATGGGTGGTAAGGATAGCCAAGAATTTATGGCCATTACACCAGCCCGTACAGACCTCGACCGCTGGGTTGTCTTAGACAAGTCAGTTGCCTCATTTGATGAAATTCCTGCAGAAGTACAAGAAGAAATCAAGGCAGAATTGCTCAAATGGATGGTTTCTGGTGAAGACACCATCGCCTACTCAAGTGAATCTAGCTATGCGGCTAACTTAGAAATGGCAACAAACGAGTACAAACCAAGTAACCGTGTCGTTGCGGAAGAAGAAGTGACTCGCGTCGAAACTCCAGGTGTTAAATCCATCGATGAAGTGGCAGCCTTCCTTAACGTTCCTCAGGAACAAACCATTAAAACCCTCTTCTACATGGCAGATGGTGAGCTTGTTGCAGCCCTTCTAGTTGGAAATGACCAACTCAATGAAGTCAAGTTGAAAAACCACTTGGGTGCAGATTTCTTTGATGTTGCTAGTGAAGAAGAAGTGGCAAGTGTTGTTCAAGCAGGATTTGGTTCGCTTGGTCCAGTTGGTTTGCCAGAGAATATCAAAATCATCGCAGACCGTAAGGTACAAGATGTTCGCAATGCTGTTGTGGGGGCCAACGAAGATGGTTACCACTTGACGGGTGTGAACCCAGGTCGTGATTTCACTGCAGAATACGTGGATATCCGCGAAGTTCGTGAGGGTGAAATTTCACCAGACGGACAAGGCGTTCTAAACTTTGCCCGTGGTATTGAAATCGGTCATATTTTCAAACTCGGAACTCGCTACTCAGCAAGCATGGGTGCAGATGTTTTGGACGAAAATGGCCGTGCTGTGCCAATCATCATGGGATGTTACGGTATCGGTGTTAGCCGTCTTCTCTCGGCAGTTATGGAACAACACGCTCGCCTCTTTGTTAACAAAACGCCTAAAGGGGAATACCGTTATGCTTGGGGAGTTAACTTCCCTAAAGAATTGGCACCATTTGATGTGCACCTGATCACTGTCAATGTCAAAGACGAAGAAGCGCAAGCCTTGACAGAGAAACTTGAAGCAAGCTTGATGGGAGCTGGTTACGAAGTCTTGACAGACGACCGTAACGAACGTGTCGGAGTGAAGTTTAGCGATAGCGACTTGATTGGGTTGCCAATCCGTATCACTGTTGGGAAAAAAGCAGCTGATGGCATCGTAGAAGTTAAGATTAAGGCGACTGGTGACACCATCGAAGTTCACGCAGACAACTTGCTTGAAACGCTTGAAATCCTCGGCAAGAAATAA
- the rseP gene encoding RIP metalloprotease RseP, which yields MIGLLTFILVFGIIVVVHEFGHFYFAKKSGILVREFAIGMGPKIFAHIGKDGTAYTIRILPLGGYVRMAGWGDDATEIKTGTPVSLTLADDGKVKRINLSGKKLDQTALPMQVTQFDFEDKLFIKGLVLEEEKTIAVDHDATVVEADGTEVRIAPLDVQYQNASIWGKLITNFAGPMNNFILGVVVFWILIFLQGGVRDTQTNLFHVMPEGALAKVGVAETAQITKVGSHEVKNWQDLTQAVEADTKDKTAPTLDVTISENGSEKQVTVTPEENQGRYILGVQPGVKSDFLSMFVGGFTTAADSGLRILSALKNLIFHPDLNKLGGPVAIFKASSDAAKNGIENVLYFLAMISINIGIFNLIPIPALDGGKIVLNILEAIRRKPLKQEIETYVTMAGVVIMVVLMLAVTWNDIMRLFF from the coding sequence ATGATTGGATTGCTAACCTTTATCCTAGTTTTTGGGATTATCGTGGTGGTGCATGAGTTTGGACATTTTTATTTTGCCAAGAAATCAGGCATTTTAGTTCGTGAATTTGCTATTGGTATGGGCCCCAAGATTTTTGCCCATATCGGTAAGGATGGCACTGCTTATACCATTCGGATCCTTCCTTTAGGAGGATATGTTCGTATGGCTGGTTGGGGCGATGATGCGACGGAAATCAAGACAGGAACCCCGGTCAGTTTAACGCTTGCTGATGATGGTAAGGTCAAACGAATCAACCTCTCAGGGAAGAAGCTGGATCAAACAGCTCTCCCTATGCAGGTAACCCAGTTTGATTTCGAAGATAAGCTCTTCATTAAAGGCTTGGTCTTGGAAGAAGAAAAGACCATTGCTGTGGATCACGATGCAACAGTTGTTGAGGCGGATGGTACTGAAGTACGCATCGCTCCTCTGGATGTACAGTATCAAAATGCTTCTATCTGGGGCAAGCTCATCACCAACTTTGCGGGTCCTATGAATAACTTTATCTTAGGTGTTGTTGTTTTTTGGATCTTGATCTTTTTGCAAGGCGGTGTTAGAGATACTCAGACCAATCTCTTTCACGTCATGCCAGAGGGCGCTTTGGCTAAGGTGGGTGTAGCTGAGACCGCTCAAATTACCAAGGTCGGCTCTCACGAGGTTAAGAATTGGCAAGACTTGACCCAGGCTGTGGAAGCAGATACCAAGGACAAGACTGCCCCGACCTTGGATGTGACCATTTCTGAAAATGGTAGCGAAAAACAAGTCACTGTGACTCCAGAAGAAAATCAAGGACGTTATATTCTTGGGGTTCAACCGGGAGTCAAGTCAGACTTTCTATCCATGTTTGTTGGTGGATTTACAACCGCTGCTGACTCAGGGCTCCGTATCCTTTCGGCTCTGAAAAACTTGATTTTCCATCCAGATTTGAACAAACTCGGCGGTCCCGTTGCCATTTTTAAGGCAAGTAGCGATGCTGCTAAAAATGGAATTGAGAATGTCCTCTACTTCCTAGCTATGATTTCCATCAATATCGGGATTTTTAACTTGATTCCGATCCCGGCTTTGGATGGTGGAAAGATTGTGCTCAATATCCTAGAGGCTATCCGCCGGAAACCCCTTAAACAAGAAATTGAAACCTATGTCACCATGGCTGGTGTAGTTATCATGGTTGTTTTGATGCTAGCTGTGACCTGGAATGACATTATGCGACTCTTCTTTTAG
- the glmS gene encoding glutamine--fructose-6-phosphate transaminase (isomerizing), whose translation MCGIVGVVGNTNATDILIQGLEKLEYRGYDSAGIFVLGGAENHLVKAVGRIAELSAKTAGVEGTTGIGHTRWATHGKPTEDNAHPHRSETERFVLVHNGVIENYLEIKEEYLAGHHFKGQTDTEIAVHLIGKFAEEEGLSVLEAFKKALHIIRGSYAFALVDSQDSEVIYVAKNKSPLLIGLGEGYNMVCSDAMAMIRETNQYMEIHDQELVIVKADSVEVQDYDGNSRERASYTAELDLSDIGKGTYPYYMLKEIDEQPTVMRKLIQAYTDEAGQVVVDPAIIQAVQDADRIYILAAGTSYHAGFASKKMLEELTDTPVELGISSEWGYGMPLLSKKPLFIFISQSGETADSRQVLVKANEMGIPSLTVTNVPGSTLSREANHTMLLHAGPEIAVASTKAYTAQIAALAFLAKAVGEANGNAKAQAFDLVHELSIVAQSIESTLSEKELIDSKVRELLETTRNAFYIGRGQDYYVAMEASLKLKEISYIQCEGFAAGELKHGTIALIEEGTPVLALLSDPVLANHTRGNIQEVAARGAKVLTIAEENVAKGTDDIILTTVHPYLSPISMVVPTQLVAYFATLHRGLDVDKPRNLAKSVTVE comes from the coding sequence ATGTGTGGAATTGTTGGTGTTGTTGGAAACACAAATGCAACTGATATTTTGATTCAAGGGCTTGAAAAGCTCGAATACCGTGGCTATGATTCTGCGGGAATTTTTGTCCTAGGTGGTGCTGAAAACCATCTAGTCAAGGCGGTTGGTCGTATTGCAGAATTGTCTGCCAAGACAGCTGGTGTTGAGGGAACAACTGGTATCGGACATACTCGTTGGGCAACTCACGGGAAACCAACTGAGGACAATGCTCACCCACATCGCTCTGAGACTGAACGTTTTGTTTTAGTGCACAATGGGGTGATTGAGAACTACCTTGAAATCAAGGAAGAATACCTTGCAGGTCACCACTTCAAGGGGCAAACAGATACTGAAATCGCTGTTCACTTGATTGGAAAATTTGCGGAAGAAGAAGGTCTCTCTGTTCTTGAAGCCTTCAAAAAAGCTCTTCACATCATTCGTGGTTCTTATGCTTTTGCTTTGGTTGACTCACAAGATTCTGAAGTCATCTACGTGGCTAAGAATAAATCACCACTTTTGATTGGTCTTGGAGAAGGCTATAACATGGTCTGCTCAGATGCTATGGCTATGATTCGTGAAACCAACCAATATATGGAAATTCATGACCAAGAGTTGGTAATCGTCAAGGCTGATAGCGTGGAAGTTCAAGACTATGATGGTAACAGTCGTGAGCGTGCTAGCTACACTGCTGAGCTTGATTTGTCAGATATCGGTAAGGGAACTTACCCTTACTACATGCTCAAGGAAATTGATGAGCAACCAACGGTTATGCGTAAACTCATCCAAGCCTACACAGATGAGGCTGGTCAAGTAGTAGTAGACCCAGCTATCATCCAGGCTGTTCAAGACGCAGACCGTATCTACATCCTTGCAGCTGGAACATCTTACCACGCAGGATTTGCTTCTAAGAAGATGTTGGAAGAATTGACAGATACACCAGTTGAACTTGGAATCTCATCTGAGTGGGGCTACGGTATGCCACTTCTCAGCAAGAAACCACTCTTCATTTTTATCAGCCAATCTGGTGAAACAGCGGATAGCCGTCAGGTTTTGGTTAAGGCTAATGAAATGGGAATCCCAAGCTTGACAGTGACAAACGTCCCAGGTTCAACTCTTTCTCGTGAAGCCAACCATACCATGCTTCTTCATGCAGGTCCTGAAATTGCCGTGGCATCAACCAAGGCCTATACAGCACAAATTGCAGCCCTTGCCTTTCTTGCAAAAGCAGTAGGAGAAGCAAATGGCAATGCCAAAGCGCAAGCCTTTGACCTGGTTCATGAATTGTCAATCGTAGCTCAGTCTATCGAATCAACTCTTTCAGAAAAAGAATTGATTGATAGCAAGGTTCGTGAGCTTCTTGAAACAACTCGTAACGCCTTTTACATCGGACGTGGTCAAGATTACTACGTAGCTATGGAAGCAAGCCTTAAACTCAAAGAGATTTCTTACATCCAGTGTGAAGGCTTTGCAGCAGGAGAACTCAAGCATGGAACCATTGCCTTGATTGAAGAAGGGACACCTGTTTTGGCCCTCTTGTCAGATCCAGTCCTTGCCAACCATACTCGTGGAAATATCCAGGAAGTTGCAGCCCGTGGTGCCAAGGTTCTTACCATCGCAGAAGAAAATGTTGCTAAAGGCACAGACGATATCATCCTTACGACCGTACATCCTTACCTTTCACCAATTTCAATGGTCGTACCAACTCAATTGGTCGCTTACTTTGCAACCCTGCACCGTGGTCTCGATGTGGACAAACCACGTAACCTTGCCAAGTCAGTAACTGTGGAATAA
- a CDS encoding uroporphyrinogen decarboxylase family protein, with protein sequence MASKRDLVFRAIRGDEVERVPVGFWFHFVTLEEKGQGLNNPRIFQKSVDGHRNYVERIRPDFVKIMSDGFFLYPSNVYSPKIASIQELTSIESIGEEHPWIQQQVEVVQAIRETFTEEIASFYNIFSPISYLKRWFRTETSRGDREVADLLLENPEQFRAILDVIAGDIAILTQKIIQQGGVDGIYLSTQEIQDERITPALYQTYIEPSNIAVLKAANQVGGTNILHICGFEGASNDVTIFKDYPAQVVNWATHHEDVSLTQGQELFRDKAVLGGFENGKKSLLYQGSKAELQDETRRLLAEAGSKGVLLGADCTVPDDFDLERLDWIRQAAVL encoded by the coding sequence ATGGCAAGTAAAAGAGATCTAGTCTTTAGAGCGATTAGAGGCGATGAAGTGGAAAGAGTTCCTGTGGGATTTTGGTTTCATTTTGTAACACTCGAAGAAAAGGGGCAGGGATTAAATAATCCACGTATCTTTCAAAAAAGTGTTGATGGGCATCGCAACTATGTGGAAAGGATTCGCCCTGATTTTGTCAAAATTATGAGCGATGGTTTTTTCCTTTATCCAAGTAATGTCTATAGTCCTAAGATTGCAAGCATTCAGGAGCTGACTTCTATTGAGTCGATTGGTGAGGAACACCCATGGATTCAGCAACAGGTGGAAGTGGTACAAGCGATTCGAGAGACCTTTACCGAAGAGATTGCTTCTTTCTACAATATCTTTTCGCCTATCTCCTACCTCAAGCGCTGGTTCCGTACAGAAACTTCTCGAGGAGATAGGGAAGTGGCTGATCTATTGCTTGAAAATCCTGAGCAATTCAGAGCGATTCTAGATGTGATTGCAGGAGATATTGCTATCCTAACTCAGAAAATCATCCAGCAAGGCGGTGTTGACGGGATTTACCTCAGCACCCAGGAAATTCAAGATGAGCGCATCACACCAGCACTCTACCAAACCTATATCGAACCGAGCAATATAGCAGTTTTAAAGGCAGCCAATCAGGTTGGTGGGACCAATATCCTCCATATCTGTGGTTTTGAAGGTGCGAGCAATGATGTGACGATATTTAAGGACTATCCAGCTCAAGTGGTCAACTGGGCGACCCACCATGAGGATGTTAGTTTGACACAGGGTCAAGAGTTATTCCGAGATAAGGCCGTTTTAGGTGGATTCGAAAATGGCAAGAAAAGCTTGCTTTATCAAGGTTCCAAAGCGGAATTGCAAGATGAAACAAGACGGTTGCTGGCTGAAGCTGGTAGTAAAGGCGTTCTTCTGGGAGCTGACTGTACTGTTCCAGATGACTTTGACTTAGAGAGGTTGGACTGGATTCGGCAGGCGGCTGTTCTCTAA
- a CDS encoding isoprenyl transferase: MFGFFKKDKAVEVEVPTQVPAHIGIIMDGNGRWAKKRMQPRVFGHKAGMEALQKVTKAANKMGVKVITVYAFSTENWTRPDQEVKFIMNLPVEFYDNYVPELHANKVKIQMIGETDRLPKPTFEALKKAEELTKNNTGLILNFALNYGGRAEITQAFKSLAQEVLDAKINPGDITEDMIGDYLFTQRLPKDLRDPDLIIRTSGELRLSNFLPWQAAYSELYFTDTLWPDFDEASLKEAITAYNRRNRRFGGV; the protein is encoded by the coding sequence ATGTTTGGATTTTTTAAGAAAGATAAAGCTGTAGAAGTTGAGGTTCCAACACAGGTTCCTGCTCACATTGGCATCATCATGGATGGAAATGGTCGCTGGGCTAAAAAACGGATGCAACCACGGGTTTTTGGTCATAAGGCAGGGATGGAAGCCCTCCAAAAGGTGACCAAGGCAGCTAATAAGATGGGAGTTAAGGTCATCACAGTCTATGCCTTTTCAACGGAAAATTGGACACGCCCAGATCAAGAAGTCAAGTTTATCATGAACTTGCCAGTCGAGTTTTATGACAACTACGTCCCGGAATTACATGCAAATAAGGTTAAGATTCAGATGATTGGGGAGACAGACCGTCTGCCTAAGCCGACTTTTGAAGCTTTGAAAAAAGCAGAGGAATTGACCAAGAACAATACAGGCTTGATTCTCAATTTTGCGCTTAACTATGGTGGTCGTGCTGAAATTACGCAGGCTTTTAAGAGCTTGGCTCAGGAAGTTCTAGATGCCAAAATCAATCCTGGTGATATTACAGAAGATATGATAGGGGATTATCTTTTCACACAACGCCTGCCAAAGGATTTGCGAGATCCTGATTTGATTATCCGTACGAGTGGTGAGTTGCGTTTGAGTAATTTCTTGCCATGGCAAGCAGCCTATAGCGAGCTTTACTTTACGGATACCTTGTGGCCCGATTTTGATGAAGCCTCTTTGAAGGAGGCTATTACAGCCTATAATCGTCGGAATCGCCGATTTGGAGGAGTTTAG
- a CDS encoding uroporphyrinogen decarboxylase family protein: MSEKKEWVLKAFKGEKVDRVPVGFWHHFTSEDEWLHGFSNPVIIEKNIEGHKRFIREVQPDFIKLMSDGYFAYPNPAIAKGKSLQELATIQPLGPDHAWIKEQVDLVQKIKQEFTEDIVAIYNIFAPVTYLKWLLGEVSGGDDLIADFLVEDPKALKKVLDAIAEDIASLSRAVIEEAGADGIYLSVQSIQDQRVSAADYQAVIAPSEITVLEAASAVGGVTVLHICGYEGARNDIHLFADYPAQVFNWAVGPEGITLKEGREIFKGRTVLGGFENGKTGLLYTGSKDAIQAEAKKLVAEAGEQGLVLGADCTIPSDIAVKRIQWVREALEN, from the coding sequence ATGTCAGAAAAAAAAGAATGGGTTTTAAAAGCATTTAAAGGTGAAAAGGTTGATCGTGTGCCAGTTGGCTTTTGGCACCATTTCACATCCGAAGACGAATGGCTACACGGTTTTTCAAATCCAGTCATTATCGAGAAGAATATTGAGGGCCATAAGCGCTTTATCCGAGAAGTTCAGCCGGACTTTATCAAACTCATGAGTGATGGCTACTTTGCTTATCCAAATCCAGCGATTGCCAAAGGAAAATCACTTCAAGAATTGGCGACCATTCAACCACTCGGGCCAGATCACGCTTGGATAAAAGAGCAGGTGGACTTGGTTCAGAAAATCAAGCAAGAGTTCACAGAAGATATCGTTGCGATTTACAATATTTTTGCTCCTGTGACCTATCTCAAGTGGCTGCTTGGGGAAGTGTCTGGTGGCGATGACCTTATTGCAGACTTTCTGGTGGAAGATCCTAAAGCCCTTAAAAAGGTGTTGGATGCGATTGCAGAGGATATTGCGAGTCTCAGTCGAGCTGTCATCGAAGAGGCTGGTGCTGACGGAATCTACCTCAGCGTGCAAAGTATCCAAGATCAACGAGTGTCGGCAGCAGATTATCAAGCCGTCATTGCACCTAGCGAGATAACGGTTCTGGAAGCAGCTAGTGCTGTTGGTGGTGTCACGGTTCTTCATATCTGTGGATACGAGGGAGCGCGAAATGATATTCACCTTTTTGCAGACTATCCAGCCCAAGTCTTTAACTGGGCTGTAGGACCAGAGGGAATCACTCTCAAGGAAGGTCGTGAGATTTTCAAGGGACGTACGGTTCTTGGAGGATTTGAAAATGGCAAGACAGGCTTGCTGTATACTGGTAGCAAGGATGCCATTCAGGCTGAAGCAAAGAAACTAGTTGCAGAAGCTGGGGAACAGGGCTTGGTACTTGGGGCAGATTGTACCATTCCAAGTGATATCGCAGTTAAACGTATCCAGTGGGTGAGAGAAGCGCTTGAAAACTAA